From the genome of Flavobacteriales bacterium, one region includes:
- a CDS encoding ATP-binding protein, with translation MCPDIIFIAGIHGVGKTTLCNEIADITNYKTVSASELLKRLNEVDLKKDKTVVDVEKNQEKLLIAVDRFLNKENLVLLDGHFCLLKDSLHIEKIDVAVFEKLNMRKIFVLKDNPKLIRKRLLSRDENKYSVEFLDDFQKKEIEHAKNIAARLNIPIEIINKSDEHNFIKNFSI, from the coding sequence ATGTGTCCTGATATAATTTTTATTGCAGGAATACATGGTGTTGGAAAAACAACCCTTTGTAATGAAATAGCTGATATAACAAATTATAAAACAGTTTCTGCAAGTGAGTTACTAAAAAGATTGAATGAAGTCGATTTAAAAAAAGATAAAACAGTAGTAGATGTAGAAAAAAATCAGGAAAAACTATTAATAGCTGTTGATAGGTTTTTGAATAAAGAAAATTTGGTTTTACTAGATGGTCACTTTTGCTTATTAAAGGACAGTTTGCATATTGAAAAAATAGACGTAGCAGTTTTTGAAAAGCTTAATATGAGGAAAATTTTTGTATTAAAAGATAATCCAAAATTAATTAGAAAAAGATTGCTAAGTAGAGATGAAAATAAATATTCCGTAGAATTCTTAGATGATTTTCAAAAAAAAGAAATTGAACATGCGAAAAACATAGCAGCTAGGTTAAATATTCCTATTGAAATTATTAACAAATCTGATGAGCATAATTTCATCAAAAATTTTAGCATATAA
- a CDS encoding ASCH domain-containing protein, with protein sequence MKILLSIKPKYVTEIFEGRKKFEYRKSIFKRKDIRSVVVYATKPVGKVIGEFEIGNVLEYSPNVLWEKTKDFSGIPKDEYMAYFNDRDKGFAIVIKSFTVYDKPLNLNEFDETIKVAPQSFRYIS encoded by the coding sequence ATGAAAATATTATTATCGATTAAGCCTAAATATGTTACCGAAATATTTGAGGGACGCAAAAAATTTGAGTACAGGAAAAGTATTTTTAAAAGAAAAGATATTAGAAGTGTAGTAGTATACGCAACTAAACCAGTAGGTAAGGTTATCGGAGAGTTCGAAATTGGAAATGTGCTAGAGTATTCTCCGAATGTATTATGGGAAAAAACTAAGGATTTTTCTGGAATACCTAAAGATGAATATATGGCTTATTTTAATGACCGAGATAAAGGATTTGCTATAGTTATTAAAAGCTTTACTGTTTATGACAAGCCATTAAACTTGAACGAATTTGACGAAACAATTAAAGTAGCACCACAATCATTTAGATATATTTCATAG